One window of Enterobacter sp. RHBSTW-00175 genomic DNA carries:
- a CDS encoding sensor histidine kinase: MKRRLPFQVKLFLSLVFFSCLLLVLLGAILFHFIDRQLHHDLGQRARVQASEIALMPGLADKVAARDISGIARLIQPLRAESDASYIVIGDIREQHLYHSESPERLNLPMIGGDNAEVLKGKTIISVRKGGIGVSLRSKAPIFNAQHQVIGIVSVGYLTSYIANINARILWQSGLYGIGLLLLLFIFSWLFTRNLKKQMFRLEPKDIAQLVLQQKALLEAMYEGVFAVNAEKQLILINRAARELLDIRQSEKELIGKPLDEVLQTSPGFFSQRYTSISSGSHDQIAVLNHREVIVNRVAMEVEAGVESGWVYSFRDKNDINTLSSQLSQIKRYADNLRIMRHEQLNWTATLVGLLQMKHYDEAIRYIQAQSDGAQKVLDFVSARFTSPALCGLLLGKYVSAHEKGVELLFDPACQLTHMPLTLNETELMSVIGNLLDNAVDATLKASVPAAVELYISDRNQELLIEVADRGCGVDDAMKPHIFQQGFTSKPDTGNEITGSEHGIGLFLVAGYIDKAGGNIEITDNTPQGTIFTVFIPFKPSVRQG; the protein is encoded by the coding sequence ATGAAACGCAGACTCCCTTTTCAGGTGAAGCTTTTTTTATCTCTGGTGTTCTTTTCCTGTCTGCTATTAGTGCTGCTGGGTGCGATTCTGTTCCATTTTATCGACCGACAGCTGCACCATGACCTCGGACAGCGTGCGCGCGTGCAGGCCAGCGAAATAGCCCTGATGCCGGGGCTTGCCGATAAAGTCGCTGCCAGAGATATCAGCGGCATTGCCCGCTTAATTCAGCCTTTACGCGCAGAAAGTGATGCCAGTTATATTGTCATCGGGGATATCCGCGAACAGCATCTGTATCACTCAGAATCACCTGAACGCCTTAATTTACCCATGATTGGTGGGGATAATGCCGAGGTCTTAAAGGGAAAAACCATTATTTCCGTACGTAAAGGCGGGATAGGTGTTTCATTACGTAGTAAAGCCCCGATATTTAATGCACAACATCAGGTGATCGGGATTGTCTCGGTGGGTTATCTGACGTCGTACATTGCTAATATTAATGCCCGCATCCTCTGGCAGTCGGGCTTATATGGCATTGGACTTTTGCTTCTGCTGTTTATTTTTTCCTGGCTGTTTACCCGTAATCTCAAAAAGCAGATGTTCCGCCTGGAGCCCAAAGATATTGCCCAGCTGGTTCTGCAACAAAAAGCCCTGCTTGAAGCCATGTACGAGGGCGTATTTGCGGTAAATGCTGAAAAGCAGCTGATTTTAATAAACCGGGCGGCGCGAGAACTGCTGGATATTCGCCAGAGCGAAAAAGAGCTTATCGGCAAACCGCTCGATGAGGTGTTGCAGACCTCACCCGGTTTCTTTTCACAGCGCTATACCTCAATAAGCAGCGGTAGCCACGATCAGATTGCCGTCCTTAATCATCGGGAAGTGATCGTTAACCGCGTGGCAATGGAGGTTGAGGCGGGTGTCGAAAGCGGTTGGGTGTATAGCTTCCGCGATAAAAACGACATTAACACCCTCAGCAGCCAGCTGAGCCAGATAAAGCGTTACGCTGACAATCTGCGCATTATGCGCCATGAGCAATTAAACTGGACCGCTACCCTCGTCGGGTTGTTGCAGATGAAGCATTATGACGAGGCCATTCGCTACATTCAGGCCCAGTCCGATGGCGCGCAAAAGGTGCTGGATTTTGTCTCTGCCCGTTTCACGTCGCCGGCATTATGCGGGTTGCTGCTGGGGAAATACGTCAGCGCACACGAAAAAGGCGTTGAACTGCTTTTCGATCCTGCCTGCCAGTTAACCCATATGCCGTTAACGCTCAACGAAACAGAGCTGATGTCGGTTATAGGCAACCTGCTGGATAACGCCGTGGACGCCACGCTAAAAGCCTCCGTACCCGCCGCAGTGGAACTCTATATTTCGGACAGAAACCAGGAGCTGCTGATAGAAGTAGCCGACCGGGGCTGCGGCGTGGACGATGCCATGAAGCCGCATATTTTCCAACAGGGATTCACAAGTAAGCCCGACACCGGCAACGAAATAACGGGCTCCGAGCACGGTATCGGTCTGTTTCTGGTGGCAGGATATATTGATAAGGCCGGTGGCAATATTGAAATCACCGACAATACCCCGCAAGGCACTATTTTCACGGTGTTTATTCCATTTAAACCTTCCGTTCGACAGGGCTAA
- a CDS encoding LysR family transcriptional regulator: MRYSPEALTAFVETVAAGSFSAAARRLRKSQSTISTSIANLEADLGFELFDRSARQPVLTAQGEQVLGYVQSILAASARLDELAVSLTAQTEARLTFVLSDTLNPDVLEDLMKQFDQRFPHTEFECLIGEEEDVIDLLQKERAQVGLTEARDGYPTDIGVTRLPMQTRMAIYVSADHPLAAQHETQADELHGWRELRLSTYLERETTLARGPVWSAPNYLLLLSMAVQGFGWCALPCALVDEFAASKSLVQLNVTGWPRAIGIDLLWNKRSPPGVAGSWLRQYLQDAR; the protein is encoded by the coding sequence ATGCGCTATTCACCCGAAGCTCTCACCGCGTTTGTCGAAACGGTTGCCGCCGGTTCGTTTTCTGCTGCCGCACGTCGGCTGCGTAAAAGCCAGTCCACCATCAGTACCTCCATTGCCAATCTTGAGGCCGATCTGGGCTTTGAGCTATTTGACCGTTCGGCGCGTCAGCCTGTATTAACCGCGCAGGGCGAGCAAGTGCTGGGTTATGTGCAATCCATTCTTGCGGCCAGCGCGCGGCTCGACGAGCTGGCGGTGTCGCTGACGGCGCAAACCGAAGCGCGCCTGACATTTGTGCTTTCCGATACGCTGAACCCGGACGTGCTGGAAGATCTGATGAAACAGTTCGACCAGCGTTTTCCCCATACGGAATTCGAATGTCTGATCGGCGAGGAAGAGGATGTTATCGACCTGCTGCAAAAGGAGCGGGCGCAGGTCGGGCTAACGGAAGCGCGCGACGGCTACCCGACCGATATCGGTGTCACCCGGCTGCCCATGCAGACCCGGATGGCAATCTATGTTTCTGCCGACCATCCCCTTGCTGCGCAACATGAGACACAGGCTGACGAACTTCACGGCTGGCGCGAGTTGCGCCTGAGTACCTATCTTGAGCGGGAAACAACGCTTGCGCGGGGGCCGGTCTGGTCAGCGCCCAATTACCTGTTACTCTTGAGTATGGCGGTGCAGGGCTTTGGCTGGTGTGCGCTGCCATGCGCGCTAGTGGATGAGTTTGCGGCATCAAAATCTCTGGTGCAGCTGAACGTAACGGGCTGGCCGCGCGCGATCGGGATTGATCTGCTGTGGAACAAACGATCCCCGCCAGGCGTCGCCGGAAGCTGGCTGCGCCAGTATTTGCAGGATGCACGCTAA
- a CDS encoding acetyl-CoA C-acetyltransferase, giving the protein MKDVVIVGALRTAIGCFQGALSRYSAVDLGSVVVKALVERSGIAGHEIDEVILGQVLTAGAGQNPARQAALKGGLPNTVSAITINDVCGSGLKALHLATQAIQCGEADVVIAGGQENMSRAPHVLTDSRTGAQLGNSQLIDSLVHDGLWDAFNDYHMGVTAENLAREYGISRELQDAYALSSQQKARAAIDSGRFRDEIVPVSTLRQSGESVVVDTDEQPRTDASAEGLAKLNPAFETLGSVTAGNASSINDGAAAVMMMSESKAQELDLPVLARIKAFASVGVDPALMGIAPVYATRRCLERAGWHLSDVDLIEVNEAFAAQAISVGKMLEWDPLRVNVNGGAIALGHPIGASGCRILVSLVHEMMKRNSRKGIATLCIGGGQGVALAIER; this is encoded by the coding sequence ATGAAAGATGTCGTTATAGTGGGTGCGTTGCGTACGGCTATCGGCTGTTTTCAGGGAGCACTGTCGCGCTATTCTGCCGTTGATCTGGGCAGCGTGGTGGTGAAGGCACTGGTGGAACGCAGCGGGATCGCCGGGCATGAAATCGACGAAGTGATCCTCGGTCAGGTGCTGACTGCCGGTGCCGGTCAAAACCCTGCGCGCCAGGCGGCGCTCAAAGGCGGCCTGCCGAATACCGTGTCTGCAATTACCATCAACGATGTCTGTGGCTCTGGCCTGAAAGCGCTGCATCTTGCTACCCAGGCGATACAGTGTGGTGAAGCGGATGTGGTGATTGCCGGAGGGCAGGAAAACATGAGCCGCGCCCCGCACGTCCTCACCGACAGCCGTACCGGCGCGCAGCTGGGCAACAGCCAGCTTATCGACAGCCTGGTGCATGACGGGTTGTGGGATGCGTTCAATGACTACCACATGGGCGTGACGGCAGAAAACCTGGCGCGGGAGTACGGCATCAGCCGCGAGCTTCAGGATGCCTACGCGCTAAGCTCACAGCAAAAAGCCCGTGCGGCTATCGATTCCGGGCGGTTTCGCGATGAAATCGTGCCCGTCAGCACGCTTAGACAGAGCGGTGAATCTGTTGTCGTCGACACGGATGAACAGCCGCGTACCGATGCCAGCGCCGAAGGGCTGGCAAAGCTGAATCCCGCATTTGAAACCCTGGGCTCGGTGACCGCCGGGAACGCATCCTCTATAAATGACGGTGCAGCAGCGGTGATGATGATGAGTGAAAGCAAAGCCCAGGAGCTGGATTTACCCGTGCTGGCGCGCATCAAGGCATTTGCCAGCGTAGGTGTTGACCCGGCCTTAATGGGGATCGCACCGGTCTATGCGACCCGTCGCTGCCTGGAGCGCGCGGGCTGGCATCTCAGTGATGTGGATCTTATCGAAGTGAACGAAGCCTTTGCGGCTCAGGCCATTTCGGTAGGCAAAATGCTGGAATGGGATCCGCTGCGCGTCAATGTCAACGGCGGGGCGATAGCCCTTGGCCACCCGATCGGCGCATCCGGCTGCCGGATCCTGGTGTCACTGGTCCACGAAATGATGAAACGTAATTCCCGTAAGGGGATCGCCACGCTGTGTATCGGTGGTGGGCAGGGGGTTGCGCTAGCGATCGAAAGGTAA
- a CDS encoding amino acid permease, which yields MSKIWSKEETLWSFALYGTAVGAGTLFLPIQIGSAGAIVLLITALVAYPLTYWPHKALAQFILSSKTKGNEGITGAVCHYYGKKIGNLITALYFVAFFVVVLIYAVAITNSLTEQLAKRMTVDLSVRVMVSFGVVLALNLIFLMGRHITIKVMGFLVFPLIAYFLFLSLYLTGSWQPELLTSQMAFDQHTLHQVWVSIPVMVFAFSHTPIISTFAVDRREKYGEAAMGKCKKIMKVAYLIICLSVLFFVFSCLLSIPPSYIVAAKEEGVTILSALSMMPSSPAWLGISGIIVAIIAMSKSFLGTYFGVIEGATEIVKSSLNQVGVKKSRAYNRAVSILGVSLITFVVCCINPNAISMIYAISGPLIAMILFIMPTLSTYLIPSLKQYRSVGNLLTLIVGVLCVSVMFVG from the coding sequence ATGTCGAAAATTTGGTCAAAAGAAGAGACTCTCTGGAGTTTCGCCCTCTATGGCACTGCCGTGGGCGCAGGAACCTTGTTCTTGCCCATTCAGATCGGCTCCGCAGGCGCCATTGTCCTGCTTATTACAGCCCTTGTGGCTTATCCGTTAACCTACTGGCCGCACAAAGCGCTGGCGCAATTTATCCTGTCGTCGAAAACAAAAGGCAACGAAGGGATCACCGGAGCGGTGTGCCACTACTACGGTAAGAAGATCGGTAACCTGATCACCGCGCTCTATTTTGTCGCCTTCTTTGTGGTGGTGCTTATCTACGCGGTGGCGATTACAAACTCGCTCACCGAACAGCTGGCGAAGCGCATGACGGTCGACCTTAGTGTGCGGGTGATGGTGAGTTTTGGCGTGGTGCTGGCGCTGAATCTGATCTTCCTGATGGGGCGCCATATCACCATTAAAGTGATGGGATTTTTGGTCTTTCCGCTGATCGCCTACTTCCTGTTTTTATCGCTCTATCTGACGGGTAGCTGGCAACCTGAGCTGCTCACAAGCCAGATGGCATTCGATCAACATACGCTGCACCAGGTATGGGTTTCTATCCCGGTGATGGTTTTCGCTTTTAGCCATACCCCGATCATCTCGACGTTTGCGGTCGATCGTCGCGAGAAGTACGGTGAAGCCGCCATGGGTAAATGCAAAAAAATCATGAAGGTGGCGTACCTGATTATTTGCCTGAGCGTACTGTTCTTCGTGTTCAGCTGCCTGCTTTCCATTCCACCGTCTTACATTGTGGCGGCGAAAGAGGAAGGGGTAACGATTTTGTCGGCGCTGTCGATGATGCCCTCTTCTCCTGCCTGGCTTGGGATTTCCGGCATTATTGTCGCCATTATCGCGATGTCGAAATCGTTCCTCGGCACCTATTTTGGGGTGATTGAGGGAGCGACGGAGATAGTGAAGTCGTCGCTGAATCAGGTGGGGGTGAAGAAAAGCCGCGCCTATAACCGTGCGGTTTCCATCCTGGGCGTGTCGCTGATTACCTTTGTGGTGTGCTGTATTAACCCGAATGCGATTTCAATGATTTACGCCATCAGCGGCCCGCTGATTGCCATGATTTTGTTTATTATGCCGACGCTGTCGACGTATTTGATTCCATCGCTGAAGCAGTATCGTTCGGTGGGGAATTTGCTAACGTTGATTGTGGGGGTGTTGTGTGTGTCGGTGATGTTTGTGGGGTGA
- a CDS encoding GNAT family N-acetyltransferase, with amino-acid sequence MDILEGHNKFYVNDADGNQVAEIVFVPTGEHLSIIEHTDVDPSLKGQGVGKQLVAKVVEKMRGENRKIIPLCPFAKHEFDNTREYDDIRA; translated from the coding sequence ATGGATATTCTGGAAGGCCATAACAAGTTTTATGTGAACGATGCAGACGGAAATCAGGTCGCCGAGATTGTGTTTGTCCCGACCGGCGAGCACCTGAGCATTATCGAGCACACCGATGTCGACCCGAGCCTGAAGGGGCAAGGCGTCGGTAAGCAGCTGGTGGCGAAAGTGGTGGAGAAGATGCGCGGTGAGAACCGCAAGATTATCCCACTGTGCCCGTTCGCGAAGCATGAGTTTGATAATACGCGAGAGTATGACGATATTCGGGCGTGA
- a CDS encoding multidrug/biocide efflux PACE transporter: protein MQHQDALQRKLPERIFHAVCFEGIATAILAPTAAWLMQRSVVEMGGLTIILATTAMVWNIIYNFGFDRFWPVQRVKRTAKVRALHALGFECGFIVIGVSIVSAVLGVTLLEAFTLEIGFFLFFLPYTMFYNWAYDTLREKIIKRRQQRRALAG, encoded by the coding sequence ATGCAACATCAGGATGCACTCCAGCGTAAGCTACCGGAGCGAATCTTCCATGCGGTCTGTTTTGAAGGGATTGCCACGGCGATCCTCGCCCCGACGGCCGCGTGGTTAATGCAACGTTCAGTGGTTGAAATGGGCGGCCTGACCATTATTCTGGCCACCACGGCGATGGTGTGGAATATCATCTATAACTTTGGCTTTGACCGTTTCTGGCCTGTACAGCGGGTGAAACGCACGGCCAAAGTCCGCGCCCTGCACGCGTTAGGATTCGAATGCGGTTTTATTGTGATCGGCGTAAGCATCGTGTCTGCCGTGCTCGGTGTCACGCTGCTTGAGGCATTCACACTGGAAATAGGTTTCTTCCTGTTCTTCCTGCCCTACACCATGTTCTATAACTGGGCGTATGACACTCTGCGCGAGAAAATCATCAAGCGTCGCCAGCAACGACGCGCCCTGGCAGGCTAA
- the yjdI gene encoding 4Fe-4S mono-cluster protein YjdI, whose product MDKELLDAGYRAYTGDKIDVYFNTGICEHSGNCVRGSAKLFNLKRKPWIIPDEVDVETVIRVIDTCPSGALKYRQK is encoded by the coding sequence ATGGATAAAGAACTACTGGACGCAGGTTACCGGGCCTATACCGGGGACAAAATTGATGTCTACTTCAACACCGGGATCTGCGAACATTCAGGGAATTGTGTGCGCGGTAGCGCTAAGCTATTCAATCTGAAACGCAAACCGTGGATCATCCCGGATGAAGTGGATGTAGAAACGGTTATTCGTGTGATTGATACCTGCCCGAGCGGTGCGCTGAAGTATCGCCAAAAATAA